One segment of Streptomyces sp. TG1A-8 DNA contains the following:
- a CDS encoding phosphopantetheine-binding protein — translation MDSLMTSVARAVRHRAGSDTPAADLDPDTELSALGLTSLGVAGLLVDLEAAFDVRFPADAVTPEVFRTLATLTETVRALRAASEERPGTPSAQR, via the coding sequence ATGGACTCCCTCATGACCTCGGTCGCCCGGGCGGTGCGGCACCGCGCCGGATCCGACACCCCGGCGGCGGACCTGGACCCGGACACCGAGCTGTCGGCACTCGGACTGACCTCCCTCGGCGTCGCCGGACTCCTCGTCGACCTGGAGGCCGCCTTCGACGTGCGGTTCCCCGCGGACGCCGTCACCCCGGAGGTCTTCCGCACCCTGGCGACCCTCACGGAGACGGTCCGCGCCCTGCGCGCCGCCTCGGAGGAGCGGCCCGGCACGCCGTCGGCGCAGCGGTGA
- a CDS encoding class I adenylate-forming enzyme family protein translates to MAPSPTDFDRAHTYLGKPLAERLTPWPTVLSRLDHHARVRPGAPFLTTPTPTGDTVTLSYGEADALSRRLAAWLRRDRAVRPGSTVALAPVNDAASVLTVLAVLRAGCSLLMLSPQDPAARRRELTGAAGAELVLRPATLAAQALPEAVAVPDAHTLDAQAELPSDPAADPSAGAFCFATSGSTAAGKLVVQSHYAAAVNAEALRRHHGLRPGDRVLGCLPIQHVNGLHFTVLGVLAAGAHVLLAPGFDPLRYPGLLERFRPRIASVVPSILEALTETWRQPELPSDFHYFVSAAAPLSARTARAVGQRTGARVLQGYGLTETVNFSTTLPADLSEDAYRRLMLDTDIPTIGTALYGNEVAVLTSGGERAAPGEEGEICMRGHNVMTRYQGNEQATAEAFAGGWFHSQDLGTQITDPESGRTFVVVTGRRKNIAKVGGEAVSLDEVDRVLRAVPHLRDAASVALPHRFLGEEVVAAVVPAPGADAVAQARTALARSFRPTCRPGRIVVLEAIPRTATGKVLRRDLAATIARVAPSPESLPSPRSAT, encoded by the coding sequence ATGGCGCCGTCCCCCACCGATTTCGACCGCGCGCACACCTACCTCGGCAAGCCGCTCGCGGAGCGGCTGACGCCCTGGCCGACGGTGCTGTCCCGCCTCGACCACCACGCCCGGGTCCGGCCCGGCGCGCCGTTCCTGACCACCCCGACGCCCACGGGCGACACCGTGACGCTGTCCTACGGGGAGGCCGACGCGCTGAGCCGGCGACTGGCGGCATGGCTGCGCCGTGACCGGGCCGTCCGGCCCGGGTCGACCGTGGCCCTCGCCCCGGTCAACGACGCCGCCTCGGTACTGACCGTCCTGGCGGTGCTGCGCGCCGGCTGCTCACTGCTGATGCTCAGCCCGCAGGACCCCGCCGCCCGCCGCCGGGAGCTGACCGGGGCCGCCGGCGCCGAACTGGTGCTGCGGCCCGCCACGCTCGCGGCGCAGGCACTGCCGGAAGCGGTGGCCGTGCCCGACGCGCACACCCTGGACGCGCAGGCGGAGCTGCCGTCCGACCCGGCGGCCGACCCGTCGGCCGGCGCCTTCTGCTTCGCCACCTCCGGCTCGACCGCGGCGGGCAAACTGGTCGTCCAGTCCCACTACGCGGCGGCGGTCAACGCCGAGGCGCTGCGCCGCCACCACGGTCTGCGCCCGGGGGACCGGGTGCTGGGGTGCCTGCCCATCCAGCACGTCAACGGGCTGCACTTCACCGTGCTCGGCGTCCTGGCCGCCGGCGCCCACGTCCTGCTGGCGCCCGGATTCGACCCGCTGCGCTACCCGGGGCTCCTGGAACGCTTCCGGCCCCGCATCGCCAGCGTCGTCCCGAGCATCCTCGAAGCCCTCACGGAGACCTGGCGGCAGCCCGAACTGCCGTCCGACTTCCACTACTTCGTGTCCGCCGCGGCACCGCTGAGCGCGCGTACCGCGCGCGCGGTCGGGCAGCGCACGGGCGCCCGCGTCCTACAGGGGTACGGCCTCACGGAGACGGTGAACTTCTCCACCACCCTGCCCGCCGACCTGTCCGAGGACGCCTACCGCAGGCTGATGCTGGACACCGACATCCCCACCATCGGCACGGCCCTGTACGGCAACGAGGTCGCGGTGCTCACCTCCGGCGGCGAACGGGCGGCACCGGGGGAGGAGGGGGAGATCTGCATGCGCGGGCACAACGTCATGACCCGCTACCAGGGCAACGAGCAGGCCACGGCCGAGGCCTTCGCCGGAGGCTGGTTCCACTCCCAGGACCTGGGCACGCAGATCACCGACCCGGAGTCCGGCAGGACGTTCGTCGTCGTCACCGGCCGGCGCAAGAACATCGCCAAGGTGGGGGGCGAGGCCGTCTCCCTGGACGAGGTGGACCGCGTGCTGCGGGCGGTGCCGCACCTGCGGGACGCGGCGAGCGTGGCGCTGCCGCACCGGTTCCTCGGCGAGGAGGTCGTGGCGGCCGTCGTGCCCGCGCCGGGCGCCGACGCGGTGGCGCAGGCGCGCACCGCACTGGCGCGGTCCTTCCGGCCCACCTGCCGGCCCGGCCGGATCGTCGTCCTGGAGGCCATCCCGCGGACCGCCACGGGAAAGGTGCTGCGCCGCGACCTCGCCGCCACGATCGCCCGGGTGGCGCCGTCCCCCGAATCCCTTCCGTCTCCCCGGAGCGCCACGTGA
- a CDS encoding cupin domain-containing protein encodes MTETMNGLPTEQVIDVLTEELHNLAPAEREAKAVQLLSVLGRSKAAAASAARPPAEPGDTRRAPLLICDWATDLGLDGTTQQLGIDVAPGPTRVSKTADATGHSLLSSGHVGADILHVPAGSGFAPHTHPGDHLLFVLAGTGTIAVAGEIVETRPGQVYMVEGAITHAVGAVTDHMILSVGAPHRHLDSPERQELTAYTALLGDLGHITCRLCDIQASSGEELAAKGCPHSPHRFG; translated from the coding sequence TTGACCGAGACAATGAACGGCCTGCCCACCGAACAGGTCATCGACGTCCTGACCGAGGAACTGCACAACCTCGCCCCGGCCGAACGGGAGGCCAAGGCGGTGCAGCTGCTGTCGGTCCTGGGCCGGTCCAAGGCCGCCGCGGCCTCCGCGGCCCGGCCCCCCGCCGAGCCCGGCGACACCCGCAGGGCCCCCCTGCTCATCTGCGACTGGGCCACCGACCTCGGCCTGGACGGCACCACCCAGCAGCTCGGCATCGACGTCGCCCCCGGCCCCACCCGGGTGTCGAAGACCGCCGACGCCACCGGCCACTCCCTGCTCTCCAGCGGCCACGTCGGCGCCGACATCCTGCACGTGCCCGCCGGCAGCGGCTTCGCCCCGCACACCCACCCCGGCGACCACCTGCTGTTCGTCCTGGCCGGCACCGGCACCATCGCCGTCGCCGGCGAGATCGTGGAAACCCGCCCCGGACAGGTCTACATGGTGGAAGGCGCCATCACCCACGCGGTGGGCGCGGTGACCGACCACATGATCCTCTCCGTGGGCGCACCCCACCGCCACCTGGACAGCCCCGAACGCCAGGAACTCACCGCCTACACCGCCCTGCTGGGCGACCTGGGCCACATCACCTGCCGCCTCTGCGACATCCAGGCCTCCAGCGGCGAGGAACTGGCCGCCAAGGGCTGCCCCCACTCCCCGCACCGGTTCGGGTGA
- a CDS encoding aldehyde dehydrogenase, protein MPQTLPAPSLTDPRTGRPRPAVAVGRETDVRATVAAARSAQPAWAGLTPRDRARRLLRFADLIEERSAEYVQAEQAGTGKPAAEAHGEVENCADLLRFYAGAVRADTAPAAGRHMHDRESWVRWEPVGVVAAIVPWNYPLMMAAWRIGPALAAGNTVVLKPALTTPDTAVLLARDAAATLGSDVLLTVTGDRDTGRLLVAGDVDAVAFTGSEAGGRDVAARAGLRRISLELGGNCPALVLPDAPEDTCEALVRAVTYNAGQSCAAPARVITLRENHDRVVDELAKAMSARRAGADFGPLNNPDQVARHDRILASSAAGVQHVADVAPGPGQEGGYWRPGRVLAGLAPDDPAVVEEVFGPVLTVQAADGVEEALALANSVRQALAASVWGSDTATVLGVAGALNAGEVWVNCHLDQSAELPHGGRGSSGHGTDMSVLALTEYQRPKTVTVRLGER, encoded by the coding sequence ATGCCACAGACCCTCCCCGCCCCGTCCCTGACCGACCCGCGCACCGGCCGGCCGCGGCCGGCCGTCGCCGTCGGCCGCGAGACCGACGTCCGCGCCACCGTGGCCGCGGCCCGCTCCGCGCAGCCCGCCTGGGCCGGCCTCACCCCCCGGGACCGCGCACGGCGCCTGCTGCGGTTCGCGGACCTCATCGAGGAACGCTCCGCCGAGTACGTGCAGGCCGAGCAGGCCGGCACCGGAAAGCCCGCCGCCGAGGCGCACGGCGAGGTCGAGAACTGCGCGGACCTGCTGCGCTTCTACGCCGGCGCCGTGCGCGCCGACACCGCGCCCGCGGCCGGCCGGCACATGCACGACCGCGAGAGCTGGGTGCGGTGGGAGCCCGTGGGCGTCGTCGCCGCGATCGTGCCCTGGAACTACCCGCTGATGATGGCCGCCTGGCGCATCGGCCCGGCGCTCGCCGCCGGCAACACGGTCGTGCTCAAACCCGCCCTGACCACCCCGGACACCGCTGTGCTGCTCGCCCGGGACGCCGCCGCCACCCTCGGCTCCGACGTGCTGCTGACCGTCACCGGCGACCGCGACACCGGCCGCCTGCTGGTCGCCGGGGACGTCGACGCGGTGGCCTTCACCGGCAGCGAGGCGGGCGGCCGGGACGTCGCCGCCCGCGCGGGCCTGCGCCGGATCAGCCTCGAACTGGGCGGCAACTGCCCCGCCCTGGTCCTCCCGGACGCCCCCGAGGACACCTGCGAGGCGCTGGTGCGGGCCGTCACCTACAACGCCGGACAGAGCTGCGCCGCCCCGGCCCGGGTGATCACCCTGCGGGAGAACCACGACCGGGTGGTCGACGAGCTGGCCAAGGCGATGAGCGCCCGGCGCGCCGGGGCCGACTTCGGGCCGCTCAACAACCCCGACCAGGTCGCGCGCCACGACCGCATCCTCGCGAGCAGCGCGGCGGGCGTCCAGCACGTCGCCGACGTCGCGCCGGGGCCGGGGCAGGAGGGTGGCTACTGGCGGCCCGGACGCGTCCTGGCCGGCCTGGCACCCGACGACCCGGCCGTGGTCGAGGAGGTGTTCGGCCCCGTGCTGACGGTGCAGGCGGCGGACGGCGTCGAGGAGGCGCTGGCACTGGCCAACTCCGTGCGGCAGGCCCTCGCCGCGAGCGTGTGGGGCTCCGACACGGCCACCGTGCTCGGTGTGGCCGGCGCGCTGAACGCCGGGGAGGTCTGGGTCAACTGCCACCTGGACCAGAGCGCCGAGCTGCCCCACGGCGGCCGCGGCAGCTCGGGGCACGGCACGGACATGAGCGTGCTCGCGCTCACCGAGTACCAGCGTCCCAAGACCGTCACCGTGCGCCTCGGCGAGCGCTGA
- a CDS encoding aldose epimerase family protein: MAATIRRESVGTTAGHAGQEPTPVDAYTLDTGDGLAVTVWTYGAGLVEVLVPDRRGHTANVVVRLPDLASYEDRARNPYVGSTVGRYCRCVSHARLRLDGDEYLLDRNDGRHHVHGGTLGFDRYVWRAHPELHGDRAVLRLRLDSPDGDQGYPGTLSAEVAYEVAPGGRLTLDYRATTTASTVVGLTNHAYWNLAGTGRVDGHTLAVNSTRTTVFDDELLPLPGPPADITGTRLDLTRPRSLDGQALDNCFVLDDPAWAAHLHDPASGRTMRVVTDQPAVGVYTADHFTGRRRSGICLETGALPDAPNRDDYPPVRLDPGQVYRHRTVHHFSAG, from the coding sequence ATGGCGGCGACCATACGACGCGAGAGCGTCGGCACCACGGCCGGCCACGCGGGCCAGGAACCCACCCCGGTGGACGCCTACACCCTCGACACCGGCGACGGCCTCGCCGTCACCGTGTGGACGTACGGAGCCGGCCTCGTCGAGGTGCTGGTGCCCGACCGCCGCGGACACACGGCGAACGTGGTGGTGCGCCTGCCGGACCTCGCCTCCTACGAGGACCGCGCCCGCAACCCCTACGTCGGCTCGACCGTCGGCCGGTACTGCCGGTGCGTGTCGCACGCCCGCCTGCGGCTCGACGGCGACGAGTACCTGCTCGACCGCAACGACGGGCGGCACCACGTCCACGGCGGCACCCTCGGCTTCGACCGCTACGTGTGGCGGGCGCACCCCGAGCTGCACGGGGACCGGGCCGTGCTCCGCCTGCGCCTGGACAGCCCGGACGGCGACCAGGGGTACCCCGGCACCCTGTCCGCCGAAGTCGCCTACGAGGTGGCGCCCGGCGGCCGGCTCACCCTCGACTACCGGGCCACCACCACGGCGAGCACCGTGGTCGGCCTGACCAACCACGCCTACTGGAACCTGGCCGGGACCGGCCGCGTCGACGGTCACACCCTGGCCGTCAACTCCACGCGGACCACCGTCTTCGACGACGAGCTCCTGCCCCTGCCCGGCCCGCCCGCCGACATCACCGGCACCCGGCTCGACCTCACGCGGCCCAGGTCCCTCGACGGGCAGGCGCTGGACAACTGCTTCGTCCTGGACGATCCGGCGTGGGCCGCCCACCTGCACGACCCGGCCTCCGGCCGCACCATGCGCGTGGTCACCGACCAGCCCGCCGTCGGCGTCTACACCGCCGACCACTTCACCGGGCGGCGGCGGTCGGGCATCTGCCTGGAGACCGGCGCCCTGCCCGACGCCCCCAACCGCGACGACTACCCCCCGGTCCGGCTCGATCCCGGCCAGGTGTACCGCCATCGCACCGTGCACCACTTCTCCGCCGGCTGA
- a CDS encoding zinc ribbon domain-containing protein, translating to MVAPQEGAGLPCPRCGTPNAPDRRFCRRCAAPLKPAAASAALPWWRTVWPFRRRGVRAGSGRAVRLLVVLAVVVALCAAGFLLLPAGRALIEDTRDKLGGARAVTPAGVTASAQVPAHPAAGTTDGLSNRYWGAPGPGASVTYTFGKPFRLVDLIVTNGASTVPEQYAREARALRMDAWITSADGTVRHGELVLDDKPGPQTFPSGINDVVTVRLVLRSVVKLTPGRHVAVAEVEFFRRG from the coding sequence GTGGTGGCGCCGCAGGAGGGGGCGGGGCTGCCGTGCCCCAGGTGCGGCACGCCCAACGCACCGGACCGCCGGTTCTGCCGCCGGTGCGCCGCCCCGCTGAAGCCGGCGGCGGCGTCCGCCGCGCTGCCGTGGTGGCGGACCGTCTGGCCGTTCCGCCGCCGCGGGGTGCGGGCCGGCTCCGGGCGGGCGGTGCGCCTGCTGGTGGTCCTGGCCGTGGTCGTGGCCCTGTGCGCGGCCGGGTTCCTCCTGCTGCCCGCCGGACGCGCCCTGATCGAGGACACCCGGGACAAGCTCGGTGGCGCCAGGGCCGTCACCCCCGCGGGGGTCACGGCCAGCGCCCAGGTGCCCGCGCACCCGGCGGCCGGCACCACGGACGGCCTCAGCAACCGCTACTGGGGCGCGCCCGGGCCGGGGGCCTCGGTGACGTACACCTTCGGCAAGCCGTTCCGGCTGGTCGACCTCATCGTCACGAACGGCGCGTCCACGGTGCCCGAGCAGTACGCCCGCGAGGCCCGGGCGCTCCGGATGGACGCGTGGATCACGTCGGCGGACGGCACGGTGCGCCACGGGGAACTCGTCCTCGACGACAAGCCGGGACCGCAGACCTTCCCCAGCGGGATCAACGACGTGGTGACCGTGCGCCTGGTGCTGCGGTCGGTCGTGAAGCTCACGCCCGGTCGTCACGTCGCGGTCGCGGAGGTGGAGTTCTTCCGGCGGGGCTGA
- a CDS encoding TIGR03560 family F420-dependent LLM class oxidoreductase, which produces MQIHADTVRVGIHSGQQYRTFEEALGLWQRAERLGFDWVSLFDHFRPPLGGPAGPCLDGLSLLSALAARTTRIRCAVLVSAVTWRHPALAAAAAATVDHVSGGRLEFGIGAAGPDLAYEQYGIPFPSAGTRLDMLDEACHVLRGLWSAPSTSFEGKHFRLTDAHLEPKPVQRHLPLVIGGEGERRMLRIVAEHADIWNTLAGTPDHYQRKLTSLRRHCAEVGRDPDDIRKSVTFRAVLGSSPQEAEQRARELRHRIGADSPVWSEYVVIGTPEQCVERLRPYLDLGVRDFLLGARPPVDWHTCELFARHVAPALRAYAPAG; this is translated from the coding sequence ATGCAGATCCACGCTGACACCGTCCGGGTCGGCATCCACTCGGGCCAGCAGTACCGCACCTTCGAGGAGGCGCTCGGCCTGTGGCAGCGGGCCGAGCGGCTCGGCTTCGACTGGGTGTCCCTCTTCGACCACTTCCGGCCGCCGCTCGGCGGCCCGGCCGGCCCCTGCCTCGACGGGCTGTCCCTGCTCTCCGCCCTGGCGGCGCGCACCACGCGCATCCGCTGCGCCGTGCTCGTCTCGGCGGTGACGTGGCGCCACCCCGCCCTCGCCGCCGCAGCGGCGGCGACCGTCGACCACGTCTCGGGCGGCCGGCTGGAGTTCGGCATCGGCGCCGCCGGCCCCGACCTGGCCTACGAGCAGTACGGCATTCCCTTCCCGTCCGCCGGGACCCGGCTGGACATGCTGGACGAGGCCTGCCACGTCCTGCGCGGCCTGTGGAGCGCCCCGTCGACCAGCTTCGAGGGCAAGCACTTCCGGCTCACCGACGCCCACCTGGAACCCAAGCCGGTCCAGCGGCACCTGCCGCTGGTGATCGGCGGCGAGGGCGAGCGGCGGATGCTGCGCATCGTCGCCGAACACGCCGACATCTGGAACACCCTCGCCGGCACGCCCGATCACTACCAGCGCAAACTGACGAGCCTGCGCCGCCACTGCGCCGAGGTGGGACGCGACCCCGACGACATCCGCAAGTCGGTGACCTTCCGGGCGGTCCTCGGCAGCAGCCCGCAGGAGGCCGAACAGCGCGCCCGGGAACTGCGCCACCGCATCGGCGCCGACTCGCCGGTGTGGTCCGAGTACGTCGTGATCGGCACGCCGGAGCAGTGCGTCGAACGCCTGCGGCCCTACCTCGACCTCGGCGTCCGCGACTTCCTGCTCGGTGCCCGGCCACCGGTCGACTGGCACACGTGCGAGCTGTTCGCCCGGCACGTGGCCCCCGCACTGCGGGCCTACGCCCCGGCCGGCTGA
- a CDS encoding TetR/AcrR family transcriptional regulator, with protein sequence MTTLWDRSRQVAAQAILDTAVRLFAEQGYEQTTIAQIAREAGISQRSLFRYFGTKEDLVCGDQDALGELLKQTVEQQSAEVSAWDALRAGFEVLLTANHTPERALELSRLIFDTPALHARYIEKRLRWQAALVPVIQARLGTAPGPTPNPRAKAIVATVFACADTATELWARHDGRLDLVDLYDQCLAAVRGRS encoded by the coding sequence ATGACGACTTTGTGGGATCGCTCGCGACAGGTCGCCGCCCAGGCGATCCTGGATACGGCGGTTCGCCTGTTCGCCGAGCAGGGCTACGAGCAGACGACGATCGCGCAGATCGCCCGGGAGGCAGGGATCTCGCAGCGTTCCTTGTTCCGCTACTTCGGCACCAAAGAGGATCTGGTCTGCGGGGATCAGGATGCGCTGGGGGAACTGCTGAAACAGACCGTCGAACAGCAGTCGGCCGAGGTCTCCGCATGGGACGCCCTGCGCGCCGGCTTCGAGGTTCTCCTGACCGCCAACCACACTCCTGAGCGGGCGTTGGAACTTTCCCGTCTCATCTTCGACACCCCCGCCCTGCACGCCCGGTACATCGAGAAACGACTGCGCTGGCAGGCCGCACTCGTCCCGGTCATCCAGGCACGGCTGGGCACCGCCCCCGGCCCGACCCCCAACCCGCGTGCTAAGGCGATCGTCGCGACGGTCTTCGCCTGCGCCGACACGGCAACCGAGCTCTGGGCCAGACACGACGGACGACTCGACCTGGTAGACCTCTACGACCAATGCCTCGCGGCGGTGCGGGGCCGCAGCTGA
- a CDS encoding MFS transporter: MSYGIHGRLLRRHRDFRLLWYGETAGKFGASVTGVAMPLVAVSTLHASTFEVGLLSAAAWAPWLIIGLPVGVWVDRLRRRPIMLAAAAVSLVLFASVPVTAWSGLLGIGPLLAVALLTGTAAVFFQTAYTAYLPTILEPDDQPEGNAKLHGSASAAQIAGLGSGGLIAQLAGAVNGMFANAATFLVSLLCLAGIRHREPRITRTEHRPTSLVSEVREGLRLIAYDPWFRTFTLFGAASNLALMGYQSIQVVFLVRSVGLTPGTVGVLIAATSAGGVAGAFAARRVAHRIGTGRATLLFELGLPTLGLLIPLTAGGAGILLFVTGGFSVSAGVVAGNIIKASFQQRYCPPDLLGRLTASTAFLSYGAIPIGALLGGVLGTALGLRTAMAITTAGIPLAALILLFSPIRRSRDLPTSRQTTSNPQLPLASDDEPALPLH; encoded by the coding sequence ATGAGCTACGGCATACACGGTCGCCTCCTGCGTCGCCACCGTGATTTCCGCCTGCTGTGGTACGGCGAGACCGCCGGCAAGTTCGGCGCGTCCGTCACCGGGGTGGCGATGCCGCTGGTCGCCGTCTCCACCTTGCACGCCAGCACGTTCGAGGTCGGCCTGCTGAGCGCCGCAGCCTGGGCCCCTTGGCTGATCATCGGTCTCCCGGTCGGTGTCTGGGTGGACCGGCTGCGCCGCAGACCGATCATGTTGGCCGCCGCCGCGGTCTCCCTCGTGCTCTTCGCCAGCGTCCCGGTCACCGCATGGTCCGGCCTGCTGGGTATCGGACCACTACTGGCCGTCGCCCTGCTGACAGGCACGGCAGCGGTGTTCTTCCAAACCGCCTACACCGCCTATCTCCCCACCATTCTGGAACCCGATGACCAGCCCGAGGGCAACGCCAAACTGCACGGCAGTGCATCCGCCGCGCAGATTGCCGGGCTCGGCTCCGGCGGCCTGATCGCGCAGTTGGCAGGCGCGGTGAACGGGATGTTCGCCAATGCCGCGACATTCCTCGTCTCCCTTCTGTGCCTCGCAGGCATCCGGCATCGCGAGCCACGCATCACCAGAACCGAACACCGCCCCACTTCACTGGTCAGTGAAGTCCGCGAAGGCCTGCGGCTGATCGCCTATGACCCCTGGTTCCGCACGTTCACACTCTTCGGAGCCGCCTCCAATCTGGCCCTTATGGGATACCAGTCAATCCAGGTGGTCTTCCTGGTCCGAAGCGTCGGCCTGACCCCGGGAACGGTCGGCGTACTCATCGCGGCGACCAGCGCCGGAGGTGTAGCCGGGGCATTCGCCGCACGCCGGGTCGCTCACCGGATCGGCACGGGCCGCGCGACACTGCTGTTCGAACTGGGACTTCCCACACTCGGTCTGCTCATCCCGCTGACCGCCGGCGGAGCCGGGATCCTGCTCTTTGTGACAGGTGGCTTCAGCGTCTCCGCAGGTGTCGTCGCCGGCAACATCATCAAGGCGAGCTTCCAGCAACGCTACTGCCCGCCGGATCTCCTCGGCCGTCTCACCGCAAGCACAGCATTCCTCAGCTACGGAGCGATCCCCATCGGCGCATTGCTCGGCGGCGTGCTCGGAACCGCACTCGGCCTCCGCACCGCCATGGCCATCACGACGGCGGGGATCCCGCTCGCCGCACTGATCCTGCTCTTCTCCCCGATCCGGCGTTCCCGGGACCTGCCGACGTCCCGCCAGACGACGAGTAATCCCCAACTTCCGCTCGCCTCTGATGACGAACCGGCCCTACCTCTTCACTGA
- a CDS encoding class I SAM-dependent methyltransferase: MGSYYYEDGFARFFDGQYTGWTHTFSPRLADHLDRQQLPARTVIDLCCGTGVTAAILSASGWRVTGVDGSAAMLDIARKKLAAELDSGAVTLLEGDARDFRVPERAAACVSLDGALNHLESPAELVRCFTAVREALVEGGEFVFDLFTASHFRHWNNATLTDDPDAVVVKRGVWDDRARTGMLRVSGVVGTGPAAVRVDQTLRSWEYDAQQVSQALTEAGLVPVDHDFESAYVNCESGSCSRTSVPCRTLHRARKPVAG; the protein is encoded by the coding sequence ATGGGCAGCTACTACTACGAGGACGGCTTCGCCCGTTTCTTCGACGGCCAGTACACCGGGTGGACCCACACGTTCTCGCCCCGGCTCGCCGATCACCTGGACCGGCAGCAACTCCCCGCGCGCACGGTCATCGACCTGTGCTGCGGCACGGGAGTGACCGCAGCGATCCTGAGCGCCTCCGGCTGGCGGGTCACCGGCGTCGACGGTTCCGCCGCCATGCTCGACATCGCGCGCAAGAAGCTCGCCGCCGAACTCGACAGCGGCGCGGTCACCCTGCTGGAGGGGGACGCCCGCGACTTCCGCGTACCCGAGCGGGCGGCCGCCTGCGTCAGCCTGGACGGCGCCCTCAACCACTTGGAGTCCCCGGCCGAACTGGTCCGGTGCTTCACCGCGGTGCGCGAAGCCCTCGTCGAGGGCGGCGAGTTCGTCTTCGACCTGTTCACCGCCTCCCACTTCCGCCACTGGAACAACGCCACGCTGACGGACGATCCCGACGCCGTCGTCGTCAAGCGCGGCGTGTGGGACGACCGGGCGCGCACGGGCATGCTGCGCGTCTCCGGCGTCGTCGGCACGGGCCCCGCCGCGGTGCGCGTGGACCAGACCCTGCGCAGCTGGGAGTACGACGCGCAGCAGGTGTCCCAGGCACTGACCGAGGCCGGACTGGTACCCGTCGACCACGACTTCGAGTCCGCCTACGTCAACTGCGAGTCCGGTTCGTGCTCGCGCACCAGCGTGCCCTGCCGCACCCTGCACCGCGCTCGCAAGCCCGTGGCCGGATGA
- a CDS encoding SDR family oxidoreductase, translating into MTAVDYRGQTTLITGASAGLGAEFARQLAARDSDLVLVARRKERLEELAAELRAHHHIQVHVVEMDLATDNPGQALATRMDQLGLHVTSLINNAGFATFGPFHQADPERLRREVAVDVTAVADVSRAFIEQLRTEGRGVLVNVASMAAYQPNPRMALYGATKAFVLSLTEALWEESRGTGLRVLALSPGATRTEFFDVVGTTQAAGKSRLASPVDVVRTALTALDRRNPPPSVIAGRMNRVMAFLARRLATRRQVIRAIGRLTAEGA; encoded by the coding sequence GTGACAGCCGTCGACTACCGCGGACAGACCACACTGATCACCGGGGCCAGCGCGGGCCTCGGCGCCGAGTTCGCCCGCCAGCTCGCCGCCCGCGACTCCGACCTGGTGCTGGTCGCCCGCCGCAAGGAACGCCTGGAGGAGCTGGCCGCCGAGTTGCGCGCACACCACCACATCCAGGTGCACGTGGTGGAGATGGACCTGGCCACGGACAACCCCGGGCAGGCGCTGGCCACGCGGATGGACCAGCTCGGCCTACACGTCACGAGCCTGATCAACAACGCCGGGTTCGCCACCTTCGGCCCCTTCCACCAAGCAGATCCGGAACGGCTGCGCCGGGAGGTCGCCGTCGACGTGACCGCCGTGGCCGACGTCAGCCGGGCCTTCATCGAGCAACTGCGCACGGAGGGGCGCGGAGTGCTGGTCAACGTGGCGAGTATGGCGGCCTACCAGCCCAACCCGCGTATGGCGCTCTACGGGGCGACCAAGGCGTTCGTGCTCAGCCTCACCGAGGCTCTGTGGGAGGAGTCACGCGGTACCGGTCTGCGGGTGCTGGCCCTGTCCCCCGGCGCGACCCGGACCGAGTTCTTCGACGTCGTGGGCACCACGCAGGCCGCCGGAAAGTCCAGGCTCGCCTCGCCCGTCGACGTCGTCCGCACCGCGCTGACCGCCCTGGACCGCAGGAACCCGCCGCCCAGCGTCATCGCAGGCCGCATGAACCGGGTGATGGCCTTCCTCGCCCGCCGCTTGGCCACCCGGCGGCAGGTCATCCGGGCCATCGGCCGGCTCACCGCCGAGGGGGCATGA